Proteins encoded by one window of Martelella endophytica:
- a CDS encoding ABC transporter substrate-binding protein, whose product MISAHKGLALALAATFAFTAPAFAEGTLEDGTVHFAADFAAAPNQFIKTDGTMDGLNVDMCGEIAKRMGDDIEWTNLAFSGLVPGLQAERFDALCTAIFINPDRLKIMNMISYVQWGEGLMVPEGNPDAISCDGEIGKPESYDACFDGLAGKTVSVAAGGTTNKHLEEQSERLKAAGMDGIEVRAFDSNSEAIQALVSGQAEAAYLNDPQAAFYISQSGAPFEIAFAGFAANQLAIATLKDNTVLAERILDALKAMKDDGTYQTIVEKWGVSAVPEFVLNPGE is encoded by the coding sequence ATGATATCAGCACATAAGGGTCTGGCACTGGCGCTGGCCGCGACATTCGCTTTCACCGCTCCCGCCTTCGCCGAGGGTACGCTCGAGGATGGTACCGTCCACTTCGCCGCCGACTTTGCGGCGGCGCCGAACCAGTTCATCAAGACGGACGGCACCATGGACGGCCTCAACGTCGACATGTGCGGCGAGATCGCCAAGCGCATGGGCGACGATATCGAGTGGACGAACCTTGCCTTTTCCGGCCTTGTTCCGGGCCTTCAGGCCGAGCGTTTCGACGCGCTGTGCACCGCCATCTTCATCAATCCCGACCGGCTGAAGATCATGAACATGATCTCCTACGTCCAGTGGGGCGAGGGCCTGATGGTGCCGGAGGGGAATCCGGACGCAATTTCTTGCGATGGCGAAATCGGCAAGCCCGAGAGCTATGACGCCTGCTTCGACGGGCTTGCGGGCAAGACCGTATCGGTTGCGGCCGGCGGCACGACCAACAAGCATCTGGAAGAACAGAGCGAGCGCCTGAAGGCGGCCGGCATGGACGGGATTGAAGTCCGGGCCTTCGATTCAAACTCCGAAGCGATCCAGGCTCTGGTTTCAGGTCAAGCGGAAGCGGCCTACCTCAATGACCCGCAGGCGGCGTTCTATATCAGCCAGTCGGGCGCTCCCTTCGAGATCGCCTTTGCGGGCTTTGCCGCAAACCAACTCGCCATCGCCACGCTGAAGGACAATACCGTGCTTGCCGAGCGCATCCTCGATGCGCTGAAGGCGATGAAGGACGACGGCACCTACCAGACCATCGTTGAAAAATGGGGCGTTTCCGCCGTGCCGGAATTCGTTCTCAACCCGGGCGAATAA
- a CDS encoding aspartate/glutamate racemase family protein, whose protein sequence is MKIAVLNPNSSKAVTQSMERCLEPLIGRTKYQIICSELPAAPIGIEDDNDVATVSPMVEAFVKASDADAFVISCFSDPGVAAARSLTDKPLFGIAESAYCTSLLYGRRFGVISLGASSIARHRVQIERHGLLGRLAGDRSIDMTVAEANDVDNARDVVQRVGAELRADGADVLILGCAGMGEQRPALQKLLGTIVIDPVQAAVSAAINALDLGYNQGK, encoded by the coding sequence ATGAAAATAGCCGTTCTCAATCCTAACAGCTCGAAGGCTGTCACCCAGTCGATGGAGCGGTGCCTGGAGCCTCTCATTGGTCGTACGAAATATCAGATTATCTGCTCGGAGTTGCCGGCGGCGCCGATCGGTATCGAGGATGACAATGACGTGGCCACGGTCTCGCCGATGGTCGAGGCTTTCGTGAAAGCTTCCGATGCGGATGCCTTCGTCATCAGCTGCTTCTCCGACCCGGGTGTCGCTGCCGCTCGGAGCCTGACGGACAAGCCGCTCTTCGGAATTGCCGAATCTGCCTATTGCACATCGCTGCTCTATGGTCGCCGGTTCGGTGTCATCTCGCTCGGTGCTTCGTCCATTGCCCGCCATCGCGTGCAGATCGAGCGACACGGCCTTCTGGGGCGACTCGCCGGAGACCGGTCGATCGACATGACGGTGGCCGAAGCCAACGATGTCGACAATGCGCGGGATGTTGTGCAGCGGGTCGGCGCGGAGCTCAGGGCCGATGGCGCGGATGTGCTGATCCTCGGCTGCGCCGGTATGGGCGAGCAGCGACCCGCGCTTCAGAAATTGCTGGGTACGATCGTTATCGATCCGGTTCAGGCCGCAGTCTCCGCTGCCATCAACGCGCTGGACCTCGGCTACAATCAAGGAAAGTGA
- a CDS encoding dihydroorotase gives MLERVVKGTIITETARIEGGWVGIDKGRIVAIGDGAPPEAREVDDYGSSLVLPGVVDGQTHATSCKGMEGIDDTTSSAIAGGVTTLVDMPYDNPEPLDRPSRFDVKAKAIAEHAHADMALYATATRETGISEIKALIELGAVAFKISSFESNPVRFPRIAEDLTLDIFETLADGDLPLGIHNEDQEIVHARMARAREAGVEGIEAHSTSRPLAAELAATAQFFALGQAAGAHAHPVHLTAKEGFDLVGAFRNLGMRATGELCVHYLWFDAAADGERLGARMKVNPPIRPGVIEGLWQAIEEGNVAFISSDHSSWPIDFKFTDSIFDAGAGVPGLETLLPSFFTLCARRGLDAARMAADMLSARPAKFFGIDNRKGAIAIGRDADIAILEEGAFVWDETKAHDGLKWSPFHGEEFAVRVAATYLRGAPGWNGTDVVNAAGSGELVKRATKGWYA, from the coding sequence ATGCTCGAACGTGTCGTCAAAGGAACAATCATAACCGAAACCGCCCGCATCGAGGGTGGCTGGGTCGGTATCGACAAGGGGCGGATCGTCGCGATTGGCGACGGTGCTCCGCCTGAGGCGCGTGAGGTTGATGATTACGGTTCATCGCTCGTTCTGCCGGGCGTCGTCGACGGTCAGACCCATGCGACGAGTTGCAAGGGCATGGAAGGGATCGACGACACCACGTCCTCCGCCATCGCCGGCGGCGTCACCACGCTGGTCGATATGCCCTACGACAATCCGGAGCCGCTCGATCGTCCCTCGCGTTTCGATGTCAAGGCGAAGGCGATCGCCGAGCACGCGCATGCCGATATGGCGCTTTATGCGACGGCGACGCGCGAAACCGGCATTTCCGAAATCAAGGCGTTGATCGAGCTTGGCGCCGTCGCCTTCAAGATCTCGTCCTTCGAGAGCAATCCTGTTCGCTTCCCGCGCATTGCCGAGGACCTGACGCTTGATATCTTCGAGACGCTCGCCGACGGCGATCTTCCGCTTGGTATCCATAACGAGGATCAGGAGATCGTTCACGCCCGCATGGCCCGTGCCCGCGAGGCCGGTGTCGAGGGTATCGAGGCGCACTCGACCTCGCGGCCGCTCGCTGCCGAGCTTGCAGCGACCGCGCAGTTCTTCGCGCTCGGTCAGGCCGCCGGCGCACACGCGCATCCCGTCCATCTGACCGCCAAGGAAGGCTTCGATCTGGTCGGTGCATTCCGCAATCTCGGCATGCGCGCCACCGGCGAGCTCTGTGTTCACTATCTCTGGTTTGATGCCGCTGCCGATGGTGAGCGTCTCGGTGCGCGCATGAAGGTCAACCCGCCGATCCGCCCCGGCGTCATCGAGGGGCTGTGGCAGGCGATCGAGGAGGGCAACGTCGCCTTCATTTCCTCTGACCATTCGAGCTGGCCGATCGACTTCAAGTTCACCGATTCGATCTTCGATGCCGGCGCCGGTGTTCCGGGTCTGGAAACGCTTCTGCCGTCCTTCTTCACGCTGTGCGCCCGTCGTGGTCTCGACGCCGCGCGCATGGCCGCCGACATGCTCAGCGCCCGCCCGGCAAAGTTCTTCGGTATCGACAATCGCAAGGGTGCCATCGCCATCGGTCGCGACGCCGACATTGCAATCCTCGAAGAGGGCGCATTCGTCTGGGATGAAACCAAGGCGCATGACGGGCTGAAGTGGAGCCCCTTCCACGGCGAGGAATTCGCGGTGCGGGTTGCTGCCACCTATCTGCGCGGTGCGCCGGGCTGGAATGGAACAGATGTCGTCAACGCCGCCGGAAGCGGTGAACTGGTCAAGCGCGCCACCAAGGGCTGGTACGCCTGA
- a CDS encoding dihydrodipicolinate synthase family protein, translating into MKLINEETSGVFVIAVTPFDETGAIDWASLDRVTDFYFEAGADGLTLLGMMGEAPKMTQAEAIEITKRVIARAGDKPIVIGVSAPGLASIRELGQTVMELGAAGVMVAPPGSLKTDPQIHAYYGQVVEALGDDIPVVLQDFPLSTGVNISMDVLGRIIEDYPSIKMLKHEDWPGLAKISAIRDAEAKGRRRLSILCGNGGLFLSEEVERGADGAMTGFAYPEMMVAVTREMKAGNADRARDLMDVYLPLIRYETQPGLGLAVRKYVLAKRGAIASPALRKPGKSLDARSAAEVDILMDRIEKRLKEIG; encoded by the coding sequence ATGAAACTGATCAATGAAGAAACGAGCGGCGTCTTTGTCATCGCCGTCACCCCGTTCGACGAAACGGGCGCCATCGACTGGGCAAGCCTTGACCGCGTCACCGACTTCTATTTCGAAGCCGGCGCCGACGGGCTGACGCTTCTCGGCATGATGGGCGAAGCGCCGAAGATGACGCAGGCCGAAGCGATCGAGATCACCAAACGGGTCATTGCCCGTGCCGGCGACAAGCCGATCGTCATCGGCGTCTCGGCGCCGGGCCTGGCCTCGATCCGCGAGCTCGGCCAGACGGTCATGGAGCTCGGGGCTGCCGGCGTCATGGTCGCGCCGCCCGGTTCGCTGAAGACGGACCCGCAGATCCATGCCTATTACGGGCAGGTCGTCGAAGCGCTCGGCGACGATATCCCGGTCGTGCTTCAGGACTTTCCGTTGTCGACCGGCGTCAACATCAGCATGGATGTGCTCGGCCGGATCATCGAGGACTATCCCTCGATCAAGATGCTGAAGCACGAGGATTGGCCGGGCCTCGCCAAGATCAGCGCCATCCGCGATGCCGAAGCCAAAGGCCGTCGCCGCCTGTCGATCCTGTGCGGCAATGGCGGTCTGTTTCTTTCCGAAGAGGTTGAGCGCGGCGCCGATGGCGCGATGACCGGCTTCGCCTATCCGGAAATGATGGTTGCCGTGACCCGCGAAATGAAGGCTGGAAATGCCGATCGGGCCCGTGATCTCATGGACGTCTATCTGCCGCTTATCCGCTACGAAACGCAGCCCGGCCTTGGCCTTGCCGTCCGCAAATATGTGCTGGCAAAGCGTGGGGCGATCGCATCGCCCGCCTTGCGCAAGCCCGGCAAATCACTCGATGCCCGTTCGGCCGCCGAGGTCGACATCCTGATGGACCGCATCGAAAAGCGCCTGAAGGAGATTGGCTGA
- a CDS encoding SDR family oxidoreductase: MDFGLKGKRALVLGASQGLGAACAKELALEGASVIAAARNTEAIEKWVAEARLEEEVRAVKLDLADEKAVAAFAEEMSSAGIDIVVNNCGGPAAGPARGQSRAAWLAAFEAMALPVMQITDALLAGMAERGFGRVITIGSSGILSPIPGLALSNGVRGAIAGWSKTLASEVAGDGITVNMVLPGRIATDRVASLDAIKAKKQNTSVEAVEKGSKATIPAGRYGDPAEFAAVAAFLASARASFVNGSMIRVDGGMLKQL, translated from the coding sequence ATGGATTTCGGACTGAAGGGAAAGAGGGCGCTCGTGCTGGGCGCCAGCCAGGGGCTGGGCGCGGCCTGCGCCAAGGAACTGGCGCTCGAGGGCGCAAGCGTGATCGCTGCGGCCCGCAATACTGAGGCGATTGAAAAATGGGTTGCCGAGGCACGCCTTGAGGAAGAGGTTCGCGCCGTCAAGCTCGATCTCGCCGACGAAAAGGCCGTCGCCGCCTTCGCCGAAGAGATGAGCTCGGCCGGCATCGATATCGTGGTCAACAATTGCGGTGGGCCAGCCGCCGGGCCGGCCCGTGGGCAGTCAAGGGCGGCATGGTTGGCGGCGTTCGAAGCCATGGCGCTGCCGGTGATGCAGATCACCGATGCACTCCTTGCCGGCATGGCCGAGCGCGGCTTTGGTCGTGTCATCACCATCGGTTCTTCCGGCATTCTGTCGCCGATCCCCGGCCTTGCGCTGTCGAACGGCGTTCGCGGCGCCATTGCCGGCTGGTCGAAGACGCTCGCCAGCGAAGTCGCCGGCGATGGCATTACGGTCAACATGGTGCTTCCCGGCCGTATCGCGACCGATCGCGTGGCCTCGCTCGATGCGATCAAGGCCAAGAAGCAGAACACCAGCGTCGAAGCCGTCGAGAAGGGTTCGAAGGCGACAATCCCCGCCGGTCGTTATGGCGACCCGGCCGAATTCGCTGCCGTGGCGGCCTTCCTGGCCTCTGCGCGTGCGTCTTTCGTCAACGGATCGATGATCCGTGTCGACGGTGGAATGCTGAAACAGCTCTGA
- a CDS encoding substrate-binding periplasmic protein, with translation MPSAHRLSRRVVTSAIALAMATAGFATTAFADFKDELLKNDTIVVGTTGTAPPFTMINDTGDLDGYDVALMKKVAEDLGVNVEFRQLDWSGLLPGLVADRFDVVASGVTRTKDRLASDDLIMLSPYIINGVAITKLASNDEISGWDDVCGKTVGVVRGSAEINLIRDSLPEGCLGTVKEYPGWTEMSLDLKNHRIDWMGMDYLGPSYLAAKDDSITVLSDVRSPKTQSLAVAPDDKELAEAIDALIAQYREDGTLNAMITEYFGQPVDFSKTPADPK, from the coding sequence ATGCCATCTGCCCATCGCCTTTCGCGCCGTGTCGTCACCTCCGCTATCGCCCTCGCCATGGCGACCGCAGGCTTTGCGACGACGGCCTTTGCCGATTTCAAGGACGAGCTTCTGAAGAACGACACCATTGTTGTCGGCACCACCGGCACGGCGCCGCCCTTCACCATGATCAACGATACCGGCGACCTTGACGGTTATGACGTCGCGCTGATGAAGAAGGTTGCCGAGGACCTTGGCGTCAATGTCGAGTTCCGCCAGCTTGACTGGTCTGGCCTGCTGCCGGGCCTGGTCGCCGATCGCTTCGATGTCGTCGCTTCGGGTGTTACCCGCACCAAGGACCGTCTCGCCTCCGACGACCTGATCATGCTGTCGCCTTACATCATCAACGGCGTCGCAATCACCAAGCTTGCCAGCAATGACGAGATCAGCGGTTGGGACGATGTCTGCGGCAAGACCGTCGGCGTCGTGCGCGGCTCGGCCGAAATCAACCTCATCCGCGACTCACTGCCGGAAGGCTGCCTCGGCACGGTGAAGGAATATCCGGGCTGGACGGAAATGTCGCTCGACCTGAAGAACCACCGCATCGACTGGATGGGCATGGATTACCTCGGCCCGAGCTATCTCGCGGCCAAGGACGATTCGATCACGGTTCTTTCCGACGTTCGCTCGCCGAAGACGCAGTCGCTTGCCGTTGCGCCTGACGACAAGGAACTGGCTGAAGCCATCGATGCGCTGATCGCCCAGTACCGTGAGGACGGCACGCTGAACGCGATGATTACCGAATATTTCGGCCAGCCGGTCGACTTCTCCAAGACACCCGCAGATCCGAAGTAA
- a CDS encoding AroM family protein, translating to MPVKVGIITTGQSPRNEYVSFHTNALKALGLDVVVTEKACLDGLTRAEIAEHEIRPADGLGIGCYVHNTTPDDRRMGAGWEEIFVVQSWYLERAQAAIDAHVAEGAEIILMCCAEMYPEGALHSPVPLLLPYQLMFDLVRRQAEARGKLKLALLLPTEWHIDQDRATWKSQPWMDKVDAHFGIGIATGEALDQLEGEGPYDLALIWGYGDGLAPHDPETLLEDISKRLGCPTVTPNVLNVFNARTLISPAWAERIHVRY from the coding sequence ATGCCTGTGAAAGTCGGGATCATCACGACCGGTCAGAGCCCTCGTAACGAATATGTCAGCTTTCACACCAATGCTCTCAAGGCGCTCGGCCTTGATGTCGTGGTGACGGAAAAGGCCTGCCTTGACGGTCTGACCCGTGCGGAAATCGCCGAGCACGAAATCCGTCCCGCCGATGGTCTCGGTATCGGCTGCTATGTTCACAACACCACGCCGGACGATCGCCGCATGGGTGCCGGCTGGGAAGAAATCTTCGTCGTTCAGAGCTGGTATCTGGAGCGTGCTCAGGCCGCCATCGACGCTCACGTTGCCGAAGGTGCCGAAATCATCCTGATGTGCTGCGCCGAGATGTATCCGGAAGGCGCGCTGCATTCGCCGGTTCCGCTGCTTCTGCCCTATCAGCTGATGTTCGATCTCGTTCGTCGTCAGGCCGAGGCCCGCGGCAAGCTGAAGCTCGCCCTTCTGCTGCCGACCGAATGGCACATCGATCAGGACCGTGCGACCTGGAAGTCGCAGCCGTGGATGGACAAGGTCGACGCCCATTTCGGTATCGGTATTGCCACCGGCGAAGCGCTTGACCAGCTCGAAGGCGAAGGTCCCTACGATCTGGCCCTGATCTGGGGCTATGGCGACGGCCTTGCGCCGCACGATCCGGAAACCCTGCTGGAAGACATTTCCAAACGTCTGGGTTGCCCGACGGTGACGCCGAACGTGTTGAACGTGTTCAACGCGCGCACCCTGATCTCGCCCGCATGGGCGGAGCGGATTCATGTCCGTTACTGA
- a CDS encoding amino acid ABC transporter ATP-binding protein, with amino-acid sequence MSVTEAGRKPDTPILEVAGIEKQLGSQHVLRGIDFSVSRGEVLAIIGASGSGKSTLLRCLNLLIRPDDGAIIWKGKEVGWRTVGDKRIPAREKDLLSFRTEISMVFQSYNLFPHMSAIQNIVEAPVRVLKRNPAEARDVAEKLLEKVRLSHRADAYPHEMSGGEQQRVAIARALAMKPEVLLFDEVTSALDPELKGEVLGVMRDLASEGMTMISVSHEMGFVRNVADRVIFMHKGKVREVGDPKIILENPQTAELRSFVETVAD; translated from the coding sequence ATGTCCGTTACTGAAGCCGGCAGGAAGCCGGACACCCCGATCCTGGAAGTGGCCGGGATCGAGAAACAACTCGGCAGCCAGCATGTGCTGCGGGGCATCGACTTCTCCGTCTCGCGCGGAGAGGTCCTGGCCATCATCGGGGCGTCCGGCTCCGGCAAGAGCACGCTTCTGCGTTGCCTCAATCTTTTGATTCGCCCCGACGACGGGGCGATCATCTGGAAGGGCAAGGAAGTCGGCTGGCGCACGGTCGGCGACAAGCGGATACCGGCGCGCGAGAAGGACCTCCTGTCCTTCCGCACCGAAATTTCCATGGTGTTCCAGAGCTACAACCTGTTTCCGCACATGTCGGCGATCCAGAATATCGTGGAGGCGCCTGTCCGGGTGCTGAAGCGCAATCCAGCCGAAGCCCGCGATGTGGCCGAAAAGCTGCTGGAAAAGGTCCGGCTGTCGCACCGTGCCGACGCCTATCCGCATGAAATGTCCGGCGGCGAGCAGCAGCGTGTGGCCATCGCCCGGGCGCTGGCGATGAAGCCGGAAGTCCTGCTGTTCGACGAGGTGACCTCGGCGCTCGATCCCGAGCTCAAGGGCGAGGTTCTCGGCGTGATGCGCGATCTCGCCAGCGAGGGCATGACGATGATTTCCGTCAGCCATGAAATGGGGTTTGTCCGCAATGTCGCGGACCGCGTGATCTTCATGCACAAGGGCAAGGTGCGTGAGGTCGGTGACCCGAAGATCATTCTTGAAAATCCGCAGACTGCCGAATTGCGCAGTTTCGTGGAAACGGTAGCGGATTGA
- a CDS encoding amino acid ABC transporter permease: MDVLIRQFPRFADAIWLTIWLFVVITIISTLIGLTLALIWSSRQRSAYSRCLSVYTWIFRGLPELVVLLFCYLGLPYLGIDLGSIGAALLAFVLIGSAFHAEIFKAALSSVDPRLIEASRALGMGTGLRLRRVILPQVVRIALAPWATFLAGNVKMLSVASAISVSEVMMVTRQSLAISSDPMALILFAGLVYAAIASVIMILEALLNQMMIRRYGPVNTGGR, translated from the coding sequence ATGGATGTTCTGATCCGACAGTTTCCGCGCTTCGCCGACGCCATCTGGCTGACGATCTGGCTGTTTGTCGTCATCACCATCATCTCGACCCTCATAGGCCTCACGCTGGCGCTCATCTGGTCGTCACGGCAGCGCTCTGCCTATAGCAGGTGCCTTTCGGTCTATACCTGGATCTTCCGGGGCTTGCCGGAGCTGGTGGTGTTGCTGTTCTGCTACCTTGGTCTGCCCTATCTCGGCATCGACCTCGGCTCGATCGGCGCGGCCTTGCTCGCCTTTGTCCTGATTGGTTCGGCCTTTCACGCCGAGATATTCAAGGCGGCCTTGTCCTCGGTTGATCCGAGGCTGATCGAGGCCTCGCGCGCGCTCGGCATGGGCACCGGGCTGAGGCTGCGCCGGGTGATCCTGCCGCAGGTGGTGCGTATTGCACTTGCGCCCTGGGCGACCTTCCTTGCGGGTAACGTGAAAATGCTTTCGGTCGCTTCGGCGATCTCCGTGTCCGAAGTGATGATGGTGACGCGCCAGAGCCTGGCGATTTCTTCCGACCCCATGGCGCTGATCCTCTTCGCCGGCCTCGTCTATGCCGCTATCGCCAGCGTGATCATGATTCTCGAGGCGCTCCTGAACCAGATGATGATCCGCCGCTATGGCCCTGTGAACACGGGAGGCCGCTGA
- a CDS encoding amino acid ABC transporter permease yields MDWSVITDNAGVIFDATLMTIWISASTIVLSLVLAFPLAVMRDGPVAFLRGVAAFFSWFMRATPALTLLFFTYFGLPQLGIYLDAVPAAIVGLTLSAAGYNMEYIRSGLRSVPANQYEAARALGMPSAMILRRIIVPQAIRTIMPPLTSNLTLVMKGSSLAGMVAVTELTGAGMALISETYKPIEILLVIGVIYLILNGILIRLQKWVEYRLSFERLAADGR; encoded by the coding sequence ATGGACTGGAGTGTCATTACCGACAATGCGGGTGTCATCTTCGATGCGACGCTGATGACGATCTGGATTTCGGCGTCGACGATCGTGTTGTCGCTTGTCCTCGCCTTTCCGCTCGCCGTCATGCGCGACGGACCTGTCGCCTTCCTGCGCGGCGTTGCCGCCTTTTTCAGCTGGTTCATGCGCGCCACGCCTGCGCTCACGCTGCTGTTCTTCACCTATTTCGGACTGCCGCAGCTTGGCATCTATCTCGATGCAGTGCCGGCGGCGATCGTCGGCCTGACCTTGTCTGCCGCGGGCTACAACATGGAGTATATCCGCTCGGGCCTGCGCTCCGTTCCTGCCAACCAATACGAGGCAGCGCGTGCGCTCGGCATGCCATCTGCCATGATCTTGCGACGCATCATCGTGCCGCAGGCGATCCGCACCATCATGCCGCCGCTGACGTCGAACCTGACGCTGGTGATGAAGGGAAGCTCGCTTGCCGGCATGGTTGCAGTGACGGAACTGACCGGCGCCGGCATGGCGCTGATTTCGGAGACCTACAAGCCGATCGAAATTCTGCTCGTCATCGGCGTGATCTACCTGATCCTGAACGGTATTCTCATCCGGTTGCAGAAATGGGTCGAATATCGCCTGTCATTCGAGAGGCTTGCCGCAGATGGCCGTTGA
- a CDS encoding GntR family transcriptional regulator, with amino-acid sequence MRGSTAAGSATAQKPAARKRNAKQLSLTEQVYYRLRGEILSCKLEPGLEISEAELAERFEVSKTPVREALATLRQEGLVRTFPRRGYQITPITFGDMNELFDLRTMLEAGAAELACERITEEELSHLRALAEVVYDQAESPTIDKFIAANTDFHLAIARASGNQRLYDVLARQLYELERFFYLGAQKRDVNSETSNDHMKIVEALGRRDRDEVRALMVRHNDLTRQGLFKVLANSRSYGAIAL; translated from the coding sequence ATGAGAGGCTCAACAGCAGCGGGAAGCGCAACCGCGCAGAAGCCGGCCGCGCGAAAACGAAACGCCAAGCAGCTTTCCCTGACCGAACAGGTTTACTACAGGCTGCGTGGCGAAATCTTGAGCTGCAAGCTCGAGCCGGGGCTTGAAATCTCCGAGGCTGAGCTCGCGGAGCGTTTCGAGGTTTCGAAAACACCGGTGCGCGAGGCACTCGCCACGCTGCGCCAGGAAGGGCTGGTGCGCACCTTCCCGCGGCGCGGCTATCAGATCACGCCGATCACCTTCGGTGACATGAACGAGCTTTTCGACCTCCGGACGATGCTCGAGGCCGGTGCGGCTGAGCTTGCCTGCGAACGGATCACCGAAGAAGAGCTGTCGCATCTTCGCGCGCTTGCGGAGGTTGTCTATGATCAGGCCGAAAGTCCGACCATCGACAAGTTCATCGCCGCGAATACAGATTTCCACCTGGCGATTGCCCGTGCCTCCGGCAATCAGCGGCTTTACGACGTGCTTGCCCGCCAGCTCTACGAACTCGAGCGCTTCTTCTATCTCGGCGCGCAGAAGCGTGACGTGAACAGCGAAACCAGCAATGACCACATGAAGATCGTCGAGGCCCTTGGCCGGCGCGACCGCGACGAGGTGCGGGCTCTGATGGTCCGCCACAACGACCTGACCCGGCAGGGGCTGTTCAAGGTGCTTGCAAATTCCCGCAGCTATGGCGCGATCGCGCTTTAG
- a CDS encoding NAD(P)/FAD-dependent oxidoreductase, producing MSVTSNLEPNPAAPASGSLWEALAPPTVRYRPVAGEVRADVVFVGAGFLGLTAALSAARCGLSVAVIEAAQPGYGASGRNTGFVVPSLKSGLGPGDVISRLGEDYAWRLLRLVAQSGRTVSGLITENAIDCAADWRGWLQPGHSHAAEQGLKDRLSLLHESGVEAAFLSRDEMTARTGLPTLHGGLDILSGGQINPLAYARGLAAAVETAGGRVFGDSPVESVQRCDADWSVNSSAGRIVAGQVILTTNAMVGNLCPPLRASIIPVRVFQIATQPLSDRYRETILPSGAPVTDTRRHTFALRWSEDGRLVTGGLVSPALDRLSLARKTFVERLRRFIPNLPDIRVEYAWSGQIAATMDALPRMISIAPGLTGVIGCNGRGVALTSALGTEVGKLVSGQVNEADFVLPVTPPRKIPFSRLAGLGPHLWLPWSNTLDRIDAAWR from the coding sequence ATGTCCGTCACCTCAAATCTCGAACCGAACCCGGCCGCGCCAGCAAGCGGGTCGCTGTGGGAGGCTCTTGCGCCGCCAACGGTTCGTTACCGCCCGGTTGCGGGAGAGGTTCGGGCCGATGTGGTCTTTGTTGGCGCTGGCTTTCTGGGCCTGACCGCCGCACTTTCGGCCGCGCGCTGCGGGCTGTCGGTTGCCGTGATCGAGGCGGCGCAGCCGGGGTATGGCGCGTCGGGTCGTAACACAGGCTTTGTTGTTCCGAGCCTGAAATCAGGCCTCGGGCCGGGAGATGTCATTTCGCGTCTGGGCGAAGATTATGCCTGGCGCCTGTTGCGTCTCGTCGCGCAATCGGGGCGCACAGTTTCCGGCCTCATCACCGAAAACGCCATCGATTGCGCTGCAGACTGGCGGGGCTGGCTTCAGCCGGGCCACAGCCATGCGGCGGAGCAGGGCTTGAAGGATCGCCTGTCGCTGCTGCACGAATCCGGTGTCGAAGCCGCCTTTCTGTCGCGCGATGAGATGACGGCACGCACCGGTCTGCCCACGCTTCACGGTGGTCTCGATATCCTGTCCGGCGGTCAGATCAATCCGCTTGCCTATGCTCGGGGACTGGCTGCAGCGGTCGAGACCGCTGGCGGCCGCGTTTTTGGCGACAGCCCAGTCGAAAGCGTGCAGCGTTGCGATGCCGACTGGTCCGTCAATTCGAGTGCTGGGCGGATCGTGGCTGGCCAGGTCATTCTCACCACCAATGCGATGGTCGGCAATCTGTGCCCGCCGCTTCGTGCCTCCATCATTCCGGTACGGGTCTTCCAGATTGCCACGCAGCCGCTTTCGGATCGTTACCGTGAGACGATATTGCCGTCCGGCGCTCCTGTGACGGATACCCGACGCCACACGTTCGCGCTGCGCTGGAGCGAGGATGGACGTCTGGTAACCGGCGGTCTCGTTTCCCCGGCGCTCGACCGTTTGTCACTGGCGCGAAAGACCTTTGTCGAACGACTGAGGCGGTTCATCCCGAACCTTCCCGACATCCGGGTCGAATATGCCTGGAGCGGGCAGATTGCCGCCACCATGGACGCGCTTCCGCGAATGATTTCGATTGCGCCGGGTCTGACCGGCGTCATTGGCTGTAACGGTCGCGGCGTTGCGCTTACGAGCGCGCTTGGGACCGAAGTCGGGAAGCTTGTTTCGGGACAGGTGAACGAAGCCGATTTCGTGCTTCCGGTGACGCCGCCTCGAAAGATACCGTTTTCGCGCCTCGCGGGGCTTGGGCCGCATCTCTGGCTGCCCTGGAGCAACACACTCGACCGCATTGACGCCGCCTGGCGCTGA